The region GATTGTATTATGCTAAACCTTGAAGATGGTGTAAGCAAAGAAGATAAACACTTTGCCCTTGTTCTTTGCGCTATATATTTGACTAAGCATAGAGAGTGTTCTAAAAAACTTGTAGTTCGTGTAAATGCTTTAGATGAGGGCGGTTATGAAGAGATAACTTACTTAAATCAGTTTATGCCAGATGCCATAAGAGTTCCAAAGATAAAAAACAAAAAAGAAGTAGATAATGTCCTTGCTCTTTTAAATGAAGATATAGAGTTGCATCTATCTATAGAGACTTCAGAAGCTTGGCATAACTTAGCTACACTAAAAACAAATCTGAGAGTTACTACTTTTTATCTTGGCATCTTAGACCTTTTTGCAGACATGAGACTCTCTCATAGCCTTATAAATCTAAACAATCCAACCATGCTCTACATGCTCTCTCATTTTCTTATAACATCAAAAGCTATGAGAGTAAAACCTGTCTCTTTTGTTTACCAAGAGTTTAAAAATTTAGAAGAGTTTTCTCTGTGGATAGAGCTTGAAAAAAATATGGGCTATGACTCAAAAGGATGCATCTCACCAGAGCAAGTAAAACTTGTAAATAAAAAGTTTGTAGATAAAGAAGCAGAGATAAAAAGAGCAAAAGTTATAGTAAAACTCTTTGAGATGCACAGAGATAGCGGAGTAACTGGTTTTGTAGATGAAGAGTACGGGTTTATAGATGAGCCTATATATAAAGGTGCTTTGGCACTTTTAAAGCAGGATTAAAACTCATAAGATGCAATAGCTCTAAAGTAAGAGGCATCGCTTTTGTATGTGGAGTAGTTAAGATTTTCGTATCTTAAGTATATGGATGCTTCTTTTGTAAAGTAGTGTTTAAAATGAAGATAATAAGCGTTAAAATCATCTCCTTGTGAATCATGAAATTTTGTATTTGTAAAAGTAAATGCAACTTCACTTTCATGAGATTTAAATGGAAGATTGTAACTGCTCTTTAGCATCCAAGTTTCTGGTTTGTAGTTTCCTCGTCCATTTGCTATCATGGAAGTGGTGTAAACTTTTGCTAAGCCACCATATCCCTTTACAATCCCACTCTCTCCAAAGTTTTGAGAGTAGTTTATGCTAAACGTCCAATTTTGTGCATCTATGCTACTTCGTAGAGCTAAAAGGTTTATGTCGTCTCCACCATTTTTTGCATCTCTAATCGCGTACTTTCCACCATTTCCACTATTAAAGTATTGTGCTCCGATACAAAATAGATGAGTATTATCTACTGAGATTTCATAATCAACTTGTCCTACAAAAGTAGAGTATAAATCTGGTGCATAGTAGTAAAATGATTGAGCTTTTAGTCCGTTAATTCCATTGTAGTGAAGAGATAGCATAGTTATTCCGCTATCTCCAAACTTACCACTTGCACTCTCTTTTTTATAGCTATCTGAAGTAAAAGAGCGGATTTTATCTATGTAGTATAGTTGTACTTTCATATTTTTTATGCTCTCACCAGTATAAGCAAAACCTTGATAACTCCATGGAACTATTCTAGTTGTATCATCATTCATAAGTGGTGTTTTTAACATAAAGTTACCAAGCTTCATAACTCTACTTTTTGTTTTATAAGCTATAAATGATTCACTAATAGTTGTTAAAGCATCGCCATTTTTATCGTTATTAAAAAGAGCTGTACTTGTTTTATTTAGATTATCTCCAACTGGGTTTGATGTGTGAAATCTTACAGAAGCAAAAAGTGGTTCTTTGGTGTCAGTTGTGTATTTTAAGTATCCACCAAGAGCCGTGGCATAAGCATCTGAGTCTTTGTCAATGTTGTAGTAAAAAAGTTTTAACTCGGCATCTACATTGCCACCTAAACTTTGACTTGCAAAAGCACTCATAAATGCTAAAGACAATGTTAATACTATTTTTTTAAACACAAATAAACCTTTATAAAATTAGAAGTAACCAAGCTGTACCTATAGTTAGAAAAACTACAGTGTTGATGAGTGTTACAATACCTCCAACCCTGTAAATCTCTCCGGGTTCTAAGTAACCACTACCTGCATATATAACATTTGCAGATGAGCCTTGAGGTGTTATGATGGCGTTAAAGTTTGTTGCAAAGAGTAGCATCAAAGCCATCATCTCAGGAGCAACGCCAGCGGAGATGCCAACACTTAAAAAGACTGAAAACATAGCTAGCATCTGAGCAGTTTGAGACACAAAAAAGTAGTGAATCAAAACATAACCAATAGTAAGTCCAACATAAACAACAGGCCAACTATAACCGACAATCATAGTAGAAATATGAGCACCAACCCATCCCATAAAGCCAAATTCATCTAAGTAAACACTCATGGAAAAAAGAATTGAAAACCATACAAAAGTAGAAAGAGCATTTCCCTCAACTCTCATATCTTCGAGTGTAAAGATGTTTGCTAACATAAGTATGCTTAATCCTAAAAAAGCAACAGCTGTTTTATCTAAACCCCAACTTCCCGACATAATCCATAAAAAAACCATACCAACAAAAGTAGCTGCCATAATCCATTCATTTTTATGAACATCACCCATTTTATCAAGTGCTTCTTGTGCTATTTGCGGAGCTTCTGGAGTCTCTTTTATTTCAGGTGGATATATTTTATAGATAACCCAAGGAACTAAAAAAAACAAGATTAAAACAGGCACAGATGCTCCTAAAGCCCATGAGGCATAAGATATCTCAACTCCAAATTCACTAGCCATTTTTGCCCCAGCAGGATTAGCCGCCATAGCTGTAAGCCAAAGCGTAGAAGAGATAGTAAGTCCAGCCATTGAAGACATCATAAGAAAAGAACCAAGTTTTTTGCGTGTTCCATCTGCTATTTTAGAGCCACTATCAACTGCAAGAGCATTTACTATAGGATACAAAACACCAGAACGTGCGGTATTACTAGGAAAAGCAGGGGAGATAAACATATCTGCAGCTATCACAGAATAGGCCAAACCAAGACTTGATTTTCCAAATCTTTTTATAATCAAAAATGCTATGCGTTTACCAAGCCCTGATTTTATAACACCCCTTGCGATTAAAAAAGCAACAATAATAAGTAGTATAAAATCTTGTGAAAATCCACTATATGCTTGTTTTGTACTTAGTGTTCCTGTTAGTACTGCAATAGAGAGAGCTAGTATAGAAGATGTAAAAATTGGCATCGCTTTGATAATAACAGCCATAATTGCACTAATAAATATAGCAAACAGATGCCACGCTTGTAAGCTTAAACCATCAGGAGTTGGTAAAAACCATATTGTTACTCCTAAGATAAAAACAAATAGTTGAAGATTGTGCTTTTTAATAAACTCTGATATTTTAAGTAACATAATTTCCTTTATTTTCCTATGGCATTGTCTAAAATAGCAATGGCATTATAATAGTTATAATAATCAACAATTAGGGCTGATTTTGCATCTATGTAGCCTTGTCTAGCTTGTTGAAGTTCAATATAATCAGATAATCCATTTTCATATCTTTTTTGAGCCTGATCAAATTTTTCTTGTGATACTTCTAAGAGACTTTGAGATAACTCTACAGAATCTTTTGTTTTACAAAAATTTATGTAAGCCTGTGTAGTTTCTTTCTTTATCTTTAATTTTGAATTTTGAAGTTGTGATTTAGATATTTCAACTTCAATCTTTTTCTCTTGAGCAGATGCTAAAGTGCTTCCACCTTGGTAAAGGTTCCAGTCTAAGTTTAAAGCCGCTTGCCATTGATCTCTTGGTATTGAACTTTTAAATTTATCAGTACTTTGTTTTGTATAGTTTGCTCCAAAATAGAGTTCTGGGTAGTACTCAGAAGATGCTAAATTGTTTATAGATTTTGCTGATTTAATGTTAGAGAGTTGTTTTTTTATCTCATATCTGTTTTCATATGCAAAATTTATGGACTCATCAAGAGTCATTTCATAGTCGCTTAAATGTGCGTAGATATTTTCTAAATCTAACACTTTTGCATATACTTCATAATTTTTTTTGTTATCCATAAATCCAACTACCTCATCCAAAGTTGCATAAGATAATTTTAAATTGTATAGGCTTTTTTTAAGATTTAACTTTGATTTTATGAGTTCTACTTTTGCATCTGAGACATCAATTTTTGTTCTTATACCTGCTTCAAAATACTTTTGTGAGCGATATAGTTGAGATTCATTTAGTTTCATATTTTCTCTGTTTACACCTATTAGTGAAATAGACTGCAAAACTTCATAATAAGCCTTTTTTACATCTCTTATTTTATCCGATATATTTTGCTCATTTATGTTTAAATATTTATTTGAGTCATATTTAAAACTATCAACATTTGCGCTTGTTTTACCAAAATCATAAATAATCTGTTTTAAAGAGAGTTGACCAAGTATAAGATGATCATTTAGCATCTCATTTGGCTTAGTTGGTAAATCACTAACGCCCATCTCTCCAATAGCAAGGTTTAAATCTACTTTTGGAAGATAAGATGCATAAGCTTTATCATAACGACTTTGAGAAGCTTTATATTGAGATGTGCTTATTTTCAAGTCTGGTGAATTATTTATGGCTTGAAGTATTAACTCATCAACTGTATATATATCTTGTGCATATAGATTTAAAACCAATAAAAGTGTAGCTATTATTTTTGACATTATATTGACTCCCTTCTTGATATTTCATCTTCAACACTGACAAATTTTTCTCTTAAAGACTCTAAAAGTACATATAAAACAGGTACAAAAAGAGTAGATATAAATGTCGCAGCAATCATACCAAACATAAGCACTATACCTATAGAAACCTGAGTTACAGCACCAGCTCCAGTTGCAAAAGCTAAAGGGATAATACCAAACATAAAAGATAAAATAGTCATCATAATCGCACGAAAACGAAGAGTACCTGCTTTTATAGCAGACTCAACAATTCCAACCCCGCTCTCTCTTTGTTCTTTTGCAAACTCAACTATTAAAATGGCATTTTTTGCAGCTAATGCCACAAGCAGAACTAGACCAACTTGTGCAAAGGTATTTAGTGGAAGATTAACTACATGAAGCCCTATAATTGCTCCAGCTACAACCATTGGAACTGAGAGAAGTATCATAAGAGGAAGTATCCAACTCTCATATTGAGCTGAGAGTACTAAAAATACAACAAGTAAAACAAAGATAATTACATATATTTGAGCATTTCCTGCCAAAGTTTCTTGATAACTCATCCCAGCCCACTCAAAACCATAAGAAGCTGGTAAAACATTTTTAGCTATCTCATCCATAGCCTTCATAGCATCTCCAGAACTATATCCTGGTGCCGCTGAACCATTTATCTGAATACTTCTATACATATTAAAATGAGATAAGTTTTGTGGACCTATGATTTCTTTAACACTGAGTATTGCATCTAGAGGTATCATCTTATCTGAGTTGTTTTTTACAAAGAGTTTATCTATATCATTTTTTGCACTTCTAAATTCTTTGTCAGATTGAACAAAGACTTTAAAAACTTTACCAAATTTTGTAAAATCATTTATATATATAGAACCAAGATAAGCTTGCATAGTTGTAAATAAGTCTGACATATTTATACCAAGTGCATTGGCTTTTTCTCTATTTATTTCTATATCATACATAGGATAATTTGTCTCAAATGTAGTAAAAGCATAAGCAATTCTTGGATCATTAAATGCAGCTTTTATAACTTCACCTGCATAGTGTTGAAATGTATTTATATCGCCAGATAAATAGTCTTGAAGTCTAAAGTCAAAACCTCCAACATTACCAACACCTGGTATCCCTGGCATATTAAAAGCGGCAATGTTAGCATCGCTTATATGAGCAGTTTTTTGTTTTATCTGATTTACAATGCCATTAACATGAGTCTCTTTAGTAGTTCTTTGACTCCAATCTTTTAAAGATACAAACATTGCTAAGGCTGAGCTGTCCATTGCTGAAGTTATAATGTTAAAACCCTCAACACTAACAATGTTTTCAACACCATCAATTTTATATATAATATCTTCAACTTTTTTTCTAACTAAGCTAGTTTGAGATAGTGAAGTTCCTGGTTTTAAGTTTACTGAAACCATACAAACACCCTTGTCTTCGGATGGAACAAAGCCTGTAGGAGTT is a window of uncultured Sulfurimonas sp. DNA encoding:
- a CDS encoding aldolase/citrate lyase family protein: MQSKIEEALNKRDLTALDALAEPTFRTLNKRSDFRSVLMLSCNNIKHLNKIESLDADCIMLNLEDGVSKEDKHFALVLCAIYLTKHRECSKKLVVRVNALDEGGYEEITYLNQFMPDAIRVPKIKNKKEVDNVLALLNEDIELHLSIETSEAWHNLATLKTNLRVTTFYLGILDLFADMRLSHSLINLNNPTMLYMLSHFLITSKAMRVKPVSFVYQEFKNLEEFSLWIELEKNMGYDSKGCISPEQVKLVNKKFVDKEAEIKRAKVIVKLFEMHRDSGVTGFVDEEYGFIDEPIYKGALALLKQD
- a CDS encoding OprD family outer membrane porin — encoded protein: MFKKIVLTLSLAFMSAFASQSLGGNVDAELKLFYYNIDKDSDAYATALGGYLKYTTDTKEPLFASVRFHTSNPVGDNLNKTSTALFNNDKNGDALTTISESFIAYKTKSRVMKLGNFMLKTPLMNDDTTRIVPWSYQGFAYTGESIKNMKVQLYYIDKIRSFTSDSYKKESASGKFGDSGITMLSLHYNGINGLKAQSFYYYAPDLYSTFVGQVDYEISVDNTHLFCIGAQYFNSGNGGKYAIRDAKNGGDDINLLALRSSIDAQNWTFSINYSQNFGESGIVKGYGGLAKVYTTSMIANGRGNYKPETWMLKSSYNLPFKSHESEVAFTFTNTKFHDSQGDDFNAYYLHFKHYFTKEASIYLRYENLNYSTYKSDASYFRAIASYEF
- a CDS encoding DASS family sodium-coupled anion symporter — protein: MLLKISEFIKKHNLQLFVFILGVTIWFLPTPDGLSLQAWHLFAIFISAIMAVIIKAMPIFTSSILALSIAVLTGTLSTKQAYSGFSQDFILLIIVAFLIARGVIKSGLGKRIAFLIIKRFGKSSLGLAYSVIAADMFISPAFPSNTARSGVLYPIVNALAVDSGSKIADGTRKKLGSFLMMSSMAGLTISSTLWLTAMAANPAGAKMASEFGVEISYASWALGASVPVLILFFLVPWVIYKIYPPEIKETPEAPQIAQEALDKMGDVHKNEWIMAATFVGMVFLWIMSGSWGLDKTAVAFLGLSILMLANIFTLEDMRVEGNALSTFVWFSILFSMSVYLDEFGFMGWVGAHISTMIVGYSWPVVYVGLTIGYVLIHYFFVSQTAQMLAMFSVFLSVGISAGVAPEMMALMLLFATNFNAIITPQGSSANVIYAGSGYLEPGEIYRVGGIVTLINTVVFLTIGTAWLLLIL
- a CDS encoding TolC family protein gives rise to the protein MSKIIATLLLVLNLYAQDIYTVDELILQAINNSPDLKISTSQYKASQSRYDKAYASYLPKVDLNLAIGEMGVSDLPTKPNEMLNDHLILGQLSLKQIIYDFGKTSANVDSFKYDSNKYLNINEQNISDKIRDVKKAYYEVLQSISLIGVNRENMKLNESQLYRSQKYFEAGIRTKIDVSDAKVELIKSKLNLKKSLYNLKLSYATLDEVVGFMDNKKNYEVYAKVLDLENIYAHLSDYEMTLDESINFAYENRYEIKKQLSNIKSAKSINNLASSEYYPELYFGANYTKQSTDKFKSSIPRDQWQAALNLDWNLYQGGSTLASAQEKKIEVEISKSQLQNSKLKIKKETTQAYINFCKTKDSVELSQSLLEVSQEKFDQAQKRYENGLSDYIELQQARQGYIDAKSALIVDYYNYYNAIAILDNAIGK